The nucleotide window TAGAGGATTATTAGGATCTCCCCCCTTCTTGCCATTGCTACTATATATCTTCGATTGAGGGCAGGCCCGGCCCGGTTGATGCGCGGGACGCAATGGCGCCGCCGTCCCCTTCCTCCGCTCCGGCCAAGAAACGCACCAAGTGGCTGCGAGGCAACAAGAAGGTTCGTGCCTGCATTGCTCCCCTCCCCATTCACCTCTACTCTCCTCCGTCCATGCCCGCAAGATGATTGCGCCTTTGCAATCCCGAGAGGAGAGACCGAGGTGTCAGTCTTGTTCGGCAAGCGCTCGCCTTTCGTCTCCAGATGGCGAGATNNNNNNNNNNNNNNNNNNNNNNNNNNNNNNNNNNNNNNNNNNNNNNNNNNNNNNNNNNNNNNNNNNNNNNNNNNNNNNNNNNNNNNNNNNNNNNNNNNNNTAACAAATCACATATCATATGtaacatttttttttctataaaaggaCAAAGACAAAATTTGGAGGGTGGTGCCagagttggagaagaagaagctcgccggagttggttTCCGATGCCGGGCGCAgtggcggcgcgggcgagggcAAGGGCGCTGGCGTGGCAGCGCAGGCACGGCAGTGGCGCATGCGCCGGCGGACGGGCGGTTCCGCTGCAAAAGAAATTCGTGTGTGCCCAGTGCTAGTGTTATATAGCTTTTCCGTTGTTATTATGATTTTGGATCAGGAGGAAACAATGGGATTTTGCAAAACAATGAAGAAATATTCAGAGTTGTTGTATTCAGGTACCTTAATTTTTTGAAAATTTCTAGCAACAATCTTACACAATTAACTAGTCTACAACTAAAAAGGGTAACTCACGCAAATGGAGCATAGCTCAGCTGGTCAGGTTCCTTATGGCGAAACTTGCTCACTCAGATTTAAGCTCAtcttttctgtggcttataagccggctgatgttgttttattgtgagagaaaaacactatatcatgactgataagcatgACTGATGCGATAAGCGAACATGGTATTTAGATGAGATTCTAAAATCCAGATTCTGAATAAAAATAACCTATGATGTTTCTTGAATTTTGTGCCTGCGTGTTATAATTCCCTAGAATCATATGGTGTTTGAAAGGGATTCTAGGATTCTAATTTTTTGTATCCGGATTCTTAAAAATCCCTAGGTATCCAAACGGGACATAAGTCCTCTAATGTGGGATAATTCAagaattttttaagattttctaTTAAGTTATATATCAAATATACttcatatatataaatatatggtaTGGGGGATGAGCCCTCCATAATTGAATTCTAATAAAAAAATTTGACATGCgtgctcgtatttttctagattttgttTCAATATGTAACAGAGCTATTCTTTCAGGCGATTGGTACAAAGCTATTCTTCGAGGCGACCGGTTTTTCTGGATACAAGTCATTCTTCCAGTGTTTTGTTTTTCTGGATACAAGTTATTCTTTGAGGCGACGGGTTTTCTGAATTTATTCTATTATTTAAATGAGCTATTCTTTCAGGcgacatgtttttttttctatacaCACTTTTAGGCGACGAATTTTCCTAGATTTGTTCCGGTATTTAATGGAGCTATTCTTCTAGGCGACGGTTTTTGCTGGATACACAACTATTCTTTTGGGCGACAGGTTTTTCTAGATTTACTATGGTATTTAACGGAGCTATTCTTTTTGGCGACGTGTTGTTCGTACAACTCAGTTCTTCAAAGGTGGCTCTCTTTGTAAAAAAGAGACAATTCACAATGTTTTTTTTAGTAAAGCTATATTTTTTCTATAGCTAAACAGTAACAAAATTACACGTTGCTCGAACCACAACAAAATTTCAAGCACCTGAGATTTTGGAGATGTTAAGAATTATAGCTTGAGTGAGGTTTCAAAAAATTACTGTAGAAAATCTCTGCGCAATGTGCTTGAATGAAGAGGAGAAAAAATATAATCCTGTAGTTGTTTGCAACAAACAAAAGTGCATCACGAATGAATTCACGATATAATAGGCAATTTTAACAACGAAAAGAATAATATgacaatataaataaaaaattacGTAGACGAATAGCTATGATGAGCAAAAATTATTATAGCAGCAATAACAGGAAACTGGAAACAAGCAAACACAATTGCATAGAGATGACGCCACCACCAGCCTGCTTGGTCCCCTGGCTCGGAATCCTCAACGGCATAGCGCACTCGTCGCCGTTGAAGATAACCTTGGACGGGAAGCCGTCACCGGCGATGACGTCGATGCCGGGGGTCGTTTTCTTCGTGAAGGAGAAGACGGACTGCAGCTTCCCGGGCACCGGGTAATCCACGCCGCTCATGTTCCTCTCCCCGAGCAGGAAGTTGGAGCCTTGGAAGCCCTTGACAAAGATGGTGCTGTTCCCGACGCGCGTGGCGTTGAAGGAGTATGCCTGGTCGAACCCGTCGTACGCCCTGTCCATGACGATGGCCGTGAACCAGTCCGGCATGTCCGTGCCGTCCCAGTTGAAGAGCGTCAGGCGCGCGCTCCACCCGCCGGTGAAGTCGGTGGCGACGTGCCAGTTGATGCTGACGCCGCAGAAGTCGCCGCAGGGCATGGGGTTGGGCACGCCGAGGTGCTTCTGGTCCGCCCACGTGAGCGTCTCGCTGGCCCGCCGGTCGAACGGCATGAGCAGCGCCTGCGGCGGCAGCAGCATCGCCGGCGCCGTGGTGCTGCAGGTCGCCGACACGGCCGGTTGGGTCGCGGACGAGGGGCAGCCGCACGCGCACGTCCGGCAGGGGACCACCGACTCGTTGTAGAAGGCGGAGAAGGACACGCAGCACCTGGGCGGCTTCTTGGTCGACGTGGTGATGTTGCACACCACCTGCCACGTCGCCACGGCCACCGTGGTCGACGCGAGCCCGCTGGGGTCCGGGTACTCCGACGGGCTCACCGGAATGGGCGCCCCGCACGCGTACTCCGGGTTCAGCGGCGACGAGCCCGTGACGTTGAAGCTGGTCGGCGGGTAGAGCTTGGTCCGGTTGAGGTCGGGCGGCATCTTGTAGACCTCCATCTGGAACGCCGACTTGGACTGCGCGACGTCCATGGACTTGGGCAGGATGGTGCCGTTCCGGCAGCAGTGGTTGATCTGGCCGATGTCGTCGTCGTTGGCCCGCGACGGCGGAAGGTCGTGGACGACGGGCGTGCGGTCGCAGTTGAGCACCTTGGAGAAGTCGAGACCCTTGTAGTACTGGCCCTGGGGACCGTAGAGGCAGCCGGCGGTGTCGACCTCCCGCGGGTAGGCGCCTCGCATGGTGTTGATGAACTCcccacgccgccaccgccacgaCAGCTGCCAGCCGTCGAGGCGGCCTAGCGGCGCGTCGTTCTCCAGCGTGACGAGCGCCAGGTAGGTGGTCTCGTGCGACTGGAGCACGTCGTAGGTGATGACCAGGTCGCCGGTGCGGCGCGGGAGGAAGTTTCTCG belongs to Miscanthus floridulus cultivar M001 chromosome 4, ASM1932011v1, whole genome shotgun sequence and includes:
- the LOC136552981 gene encoding COBRA-like protein 7, translated to MTRSTHPSPPSFHFFTPQSSQFRVHARLLLCLPRPALASAMAMDMSIVDIAQTFIFLVLLAHTASAQLPAPAPAPDAGCNGIFLSYTLQGRDQIRPHVAERNSQPYSFRASATVVNSGTRPLRSWALQITFVHGEILVSVDGAVLTSGADLPYNTTAGDAGRPTSFTGYPQTDLLTPIATAGDPAKTQATVNLVGTLFAGPKPYDPLPSFLSLADPSYTCPPATNATSPTNLTTCCVLTPAAAAAGADDDSATDPARNFLPRRTGDLVITYDVLQSHETTYLALVTLENDAPLGRLDGWQLSWRWRRGEFINTMRGAYPREVDTAGCLYGPQGQYYKGLDFSKVLNCDRTPVVHDLPPSRANDDDIGQINHCCRNGTILPKSMDVAQSKSAFQMEVYKMPPDLNRTKLYPPTSFNVTGSSPLNPEYACGAPIPVSPSEYPDPSGLASTTVAVATWQVVCNITTSTKKPPRCCVSFSAFYNESVVPCRTCACGCPSSATQPAVSATCSTTAPAMLLPPQALLMPFDRRASETLTWADQKHLGVPNPMPCGDFCGVSINWHVATDFTGGWSARLTLFNWDGTDMPDWFTAIVMDRAYDGFDQAYSFNATRVGNSTIFVKGFQGSNFLLGERNMSGVDYPVPGKLQSVFSFTKKTTPGIDVIAGDGFPSKVIFNGDECAMPLRIPSQGTKQAGGGVISMQLCLLVSSFLLLLL